One stretch of Plutella xylostella chromosome 15, ilPluXylo3.1, whole genome shotgun sequence DNA includes these proteins:
- the LOC105398554 gene encoding ZZ-type zinc finger-containing protein 3, whose translation MEDMNQEDELPQEPEDEFCFETDHLALRGNSDYGKLLKYIVKLEAQKVTALKDVEDLAEAQNRALEDPLQFVQDLQQSKVNFPPRQSIADLPKIDWDQYGIDSTLETEDLGDIKRSDDSFDSTTKVRGRVFTDNKPETFNQLWSCAEQKRLEELLVEYPEEPIEARRYKKIAKALGTRTPAQVMSRIQKYFAKLAKAGLPIPGRIPKGLLTKDRSRSSIFYKKSTFFPQLHVPVRMEDPYDSSGEVCESKSSMESKSGERAMLELLKAAKEQRLLDEKSPVWQTKTMCVGCQKTKFLGARWTDNAGTDYCTDCVVKLLPSEKLIPVRYQ comes from the coding sequence ATGGAAGATATGAATCAGGAAGACGAATTACCTCAGGAACCTGAAGATGAGTTCTGTTTTGAAACAGATCACCTCGCGCTGCGCGGCAACAGCGACTACGGCAAACTGCTCAAGTACATTGTCAAGTTGGAAGCACAGAAAGTTACTGCCCTAAAAGATGTGGAAGACTTGGCCGAAGCACAGAATAGAGCTCTAGAAGACCCTCTTCAATTTGTTCAAGATCTACAACAAAGCAAAGTTAACTTTCCACCAAGGCAGTCCATCGCAGACTTGCCCAAAATTGACTGGGACCAATATGGTATTGACTCGACTCTGGAAACAGAAGATCTTGGTGATATCAAACGTAGTGATGACAGTTTTGATTCAACCACAAAAGTGAGGGGTCGGGTATTTACCGATAACAAACCTGAAACATTTAATCAGCTCTGGTCTTGTGCAGAACAAAAGCGACTAGAAGAATTACTAGTAGAGTATCCAGAAGAACCTATTGAAGCTCGGAGGTATAAAAAGATAGCTAAAGCACTTGGCACACGGACCCCGGCTCAAGTCATGAGCAGAATACAGAAGTACTTTGCCAAATTAGCAAAAGCAGGACTCCCTATACCAGGCAGAATTCCTAAAGGTCTTTTGACCAAAGATAGAAGTAGATCAAGTATTTTCTACAAGAAATCTACATTTTTCCCACAGTTACATGTCCCAGTTAGGATGGAGGATCCCTACGACAGCAGCGGCGAGGTGTGTGAGAGCAAATCCTCCATGGAATCAAAGAGTGGAGAGAGAGCCATGTTGGAGTTATTGAAAGCCGCCAAAGAACAAAGACTACTTGATGAGAAATCACCCGTGTGGCAGACAAAAACGATGTGTGTGGGTtgtcaaaaaactaaatttcttGGTGCAAGATGGACTGATAATGCTGGCACCGACTACTGTACAGACTGTGTTGTGAAATTACTGCCATCAGAGAAACTAATTCCTGTTAGATatcaataa